One Ricinus communis isolate WT05 ecotype wild-type chromosome 2, ASM1957865v1, whole genome shotgun sequence DNA segment encodes these proteins:
- the LOC8273654 gene encoding protein PLASTID MOVEMENT IMPAIRED 1: MAAAEYSNRRNSNTQLLEELEALSQSLYQTHTTTTNRRTASLALPRTSVPSLASVDEISTSKPDEKSTSRPRSRRMSLSPWRSRPKPDDNEPKNRAGPSNQPDTKKLDETTASMEKKGIWNWKPLRALSHIGMQKLSCLFSVEVVAVQGLPASMNGLRLSICIRKKETKDGAVHTMPSRVSQGTADFEETLFVKCHVYCTPGDGRQLKFEPRPFWIYVFAVDAEELDFGRGFMDLSHLIKESMEKNQEGTRIRQWDTSFNLSGKAKGGELVLKLGFQIMEKDGGIDIYSQGDGFKSSKLRNLTSSFGRKQSKMSFSVPSPRMSSRTEAWTPSQSKAAIDLQGMDDLNLDEPAPVPSTPPPVQKSEEPESKIEELELPDFDVVDKGVEIQQKEESRDRESEENVEAKSASSEVVKEMVHDQIHLTRLTELDSIAQQIKALESMMVEEKILKTDDETESQRLDADEETVTKEFLQMLEDEEIDTYRFNQPVFPSLQLGGADESVEAESKVYVSDLGKGLGCVVQTRNRGYLAAMNPLNTVVSRKETPKLAMQISKPIVIPHKSMSGFELFQKMAAIGFEELSSQILSLMPMEELIGKTAEQIAFEGIASAIVQGRNKEGASSSAARTIASVKTMATAMNTGRKERVTTGIWNVDENQLTADEILAFSLQNIEAMSVEALKIQADMAEEDAPFDVSPLTEKTRTSSEKEQNQPLASAIPLEDWIKNYSSSSSNSESGEPATITVAVVVQLRDPLRRYEAVGGLVVALIHATGVDIQEHKYDEEKKFKVTSLHVGGLKLRIGGKRNLWDTERHRLTAMQWLVAYGLGKGGKRGKNVLAKGQDLLWSISSRIMADMWLKPMRNPDVKFTK, from the coding sequence ATGGCAGCAGCGGAGTACTCAAACAGGAGGAATTCCAATACTCAGCTTCTGGAAGAACTTGAAGCACTCAGCCAATCTCTATACCAAACTCACACTACAACCACCAACAGAAGAACAGCTTCCCTTGCACTTCCTCGAACTTCAGTTCCTTCCCTCGCTTCTGTCGATGAGATTAGCACTTCCAAACCCGATGAAAAATCTACTTCCAGACCCCGTTCCAGGCGCATGTCCTTGTCTCCATGGCGTTCTAGGCCAAAACCTGATGATAACGAACCAAAAAATCGAGCCGGGCCATCTAATCAACCTGACACTAAGAAACTGGATGAAACAACAGCATCAATGGAGAAAAAAGGAATTTGGAACTGGAAACCACTCCGTGCTCTTTCTCATATTGGGATGCAGAAACTCAGCTGTTTGTTCTCTGTCGAAGTGGTTGCTGTCCAGGGTCTTCCAGCTTCAATGAATGGGCTCCGCCTTTCTATTTGTATTAGGAAGAAGGAAACTAAAGACGGTGCAGTTCACACCATGCCTTCAAGAGTTTCACAGGGAACTGCTGATTTTGAAGAAACCTTGTTTGTCAAGTGTCATGTTTACTGCACTCCAGGCGATGGAAGGCAATTGAAATTTGAGCCACgtcccttttggatttatgtGTTTGCGGTTGATGCTGAAGAGCTAGATTTTGGTAGAGGTTTTATGGATTTAAGTCACCTGATAAAAGAGTCTATGGAGAAGAATCAGGAAGGTACCCGAATTCGGCAGTGGGACACTAGTTTCAACCTCTCTGGAAAGGCAAAAGGTGGAGAACTTGTTCTGAAGTTGGGATTTCAGATTATGGAGAAGGATGGAGGGATTGATATTTACAGCCAAGGTGATGGATTCAAGTCAAGTAAATTAAGAAACTTAACTTCTTCCTTTGGTCGTAAACAGTCTAAAATGTCATTCAGTGTCCCCAGTCCAAGAATGTCGAGTCGAACCGAGGCTTGGACTCCTTCTCAGTCAAAAGCAGCTATAGATCTTCAAGGAATGGATGACTTGAATCTTGATGAGCCAGCCCCAGTTCCTTCGACCCCTCCCCCAGTCCAGAAATCAGAAGAACCAGAATCAAAGATTGAAGAACTTGAACTCCCGGACTTTGATGTTGTAGATAAAGGAGTTGAGATTCAGCAGAAAGAAGAAAGTAGGGATAGAGAGTCTGAAGAAAATGTTGAAGCAAAATCAGCATCAAGTGAGGTTGTTAAGGAGATGGTGCATGATCAGATACATCTTACCAGATTAACCGAGCTTGATTCTATTGCTCAGCAGATAAAAGCTCTTGAATCTATGATGGTAGAAGAAAAAATACTCAAAACAGATGATGAAACTGAGTCGCAAAGACTAGATGCTGATGAAGAGACAGTaacaaaagaatttcttcaGATGCTTGAGGATGAAGAGATTGACACATACAGATTCAATCAACCTGTGTTTCCCTCTCTGCAACTTGGGGGAGCTGATGAATCTGTGGAGGCTGAATCCAAGGTTTATGTCTCTGATCTTGGCAAGGGTTTAGGTTGTGTAGTGCAAACAAGAAACAGAGGCTACTTGGCAGCCATGAATCCTCTGAACACTGTTGTTTCTAGGAAAGAAACTCCAAAGTTAGCCATGCAGATATCAAAACCAATTGTTATACCACACAAATCCATGAGTGGATTTGAATTATTCCAGAAAATGGCAGCCATTGGTTTCGAGGAACTCAGCTCTCAAATCTTATCATTGATGCCTATGGAAGAATTGATAGGAAAAACTGCGGAGCAGATAGCTTTTGAAGGCATTGCTTCTGCAATCGTCCAAGGAAGAAACAAAGAAGGCGCTAGCTCAAGTGCTGCCCGTACCATTGCTTCAGTAAAAACCATGGCAACTGCGATGAATACAGGCAGAAAAGAGAGGGTTACAACAGGAATTTGGAATGTTGATGAAAATCAATTAACAGCAGATGAAATTTTGGCATTTTCACTGCAGAATATTGAGGCAATGTCAGTTGAGGCTTTGAAAATTCAGGCGGATATGGCAGAAGAAGATGCACCATTTGATGTTTCTCCACTCACTGAAAAGACAAGAACAAGCAGTGAGAAAGAACAAAATCAGCCTCTGGCTTCAGCCATTCCTCTAGAGGACTGGATAAAAAATTACAGCTCATCAAGCTCCAATAGTGAATCAGGGGAACCAGCAACAATCACAGTAGCGGTGGTTGTCCAGCTAAGGGATCCCTTGAGGCGATATGAGGCAGTTGGAGGCCTAGTTGTAGCACTTATTCATGCAACAGGTGTTGACATCCAAGAACACAAGTATGATgaggaaaagaaattcaaagtGACAAGTTTACATGTCGGAGGTTTGAAGCTAAGGATAGGAGGAAAAAGGAATCTGTGGGACACAGAGAGGCACAGGCTGACTGCAATGCAATGGCTGGTGGCATATGGACTGGGAAAGGGAGGGAAAAGGGGTAAAAATGTGTTGGCAAAGGGGCAAGATCTGTTATGGAGCATTTCCTCAAGAATTATGGCTGACATGTGGCTCAAACCAATGAGAAATCCAGATGTAAAGTTTACAAAGTAG
- the LOC8273653 gene encoding pentatricopeptide repeat-containing protein At2g13600-like encodes MISKLSWRQLIKPHQYIIRSFSSQQNQQYSYMQLSRKLYEAMGHCSSMPIARKLHAQLISTGLYISIFLHNHLLNMYLNCHLTHDACRVFADMTFRNVFSYNTMITGLSKAEQIDKAKKVFDEMPERDSVSWNSMMSGYFRNGKYEEVVKVFVLMIRNFTCIVNLLSFSCAMKACGALGCFKLAIQLHGLFEKFDFGSDKSIETSVMGMYIKCGAFTYADRVFLGIRQPSLFCFNSMLYCYSNSYGVGKALDLFNRIPERDSVSWSTIISILSRHGFGVPTLSMFIEMWTQGFRPNSMTFACVLSACTSIHDLEWGAHLHARIIRKEIILDDYVGNGLVYMYAKCGHLKFARRVFNSLTEHNAVSWTSLINGVARCGLKEEALLLFNKMREVLVALDEFTFATVLKVCSHPNFNFTGRQLHALTTKTGMGSIVTVGNALITMYSKCGDTQKADCVFKMMPVRNIISWTSMITAFSQAGYFRKAQACFNKMPERNVITWNSMISMYIQHGFQEWGLKLYVRMQRERIAPDDITFATSISACADLAMLKLGNQIVAQAEKLGFGSDVSVANSLVTMYSRCGQIEEARKAFDLVSMKNLVSWNSMIAGYAQNGHGRVAIEVFKNMLEMEYIPDHISYLSVLSGCSYAGLVTEGKNYFKSMSEDYGILPTHEHFTCMVDLLGRAGLLEQAKNLIDDMPFTPNGDVWGALLGACKIHCNSKLAEYAVKNSQELDVDNSGSYALLAHIYSSRGNLEGVADLRKLIKEKGIQKSPGYSWIEVNNEVHVFAIDETNHPLIKEIHAMIDVILNTLIFNVPMDEGTAE; translated from the coding sequence ATGATCAGCAAGCTCTCATGGCGACAATTAATAAAGCCTCATCAATATATCATCCGTTCCTTCTCCAGTCAACAGAATCAACAATATTCTTACATGCAACTCTCCCGAAAGTTGTACGAAGCAATGGGGCATTGTTCCTCAATGCCCATCGCTCGAAAACTTCATGCCCAACTCATCTCTACAGGATTATacatttccattttccttcACAACCACCTCTTGAATATGTACCTTAATTGTCACTTAACCCATGACGCTTGCCGGGTTTTTGCTGACATGACCTTTCGCAATGTTTTTAGCTATAATACAATGATTACTGGATTAAGTAAGGCGGAACAAATAGACAAAGCCAAGAAGGTGTTCGATGAAATGCCTGAAAGAGACTCTGTTTCTTGGAACTCTATGATGTCGGGTTATTTTCGAAATGGAAAGTATGAGGAGGTTGTGAAGGtgtttgttttgatgattcGGAATTTTACATGTATTGTTAACTTGCTGTCTTTTTCTTGTGCCATGAAAGCTTGTGGTGCTCTTGGTTGTTTCAAATTGGCTATTCAGTTACATGGGCTTTTTGagaaatttgattttggaAGTGACAAATCGATTGAAACTTCGGTTATGGGTATGTATATTAAGTGTGGTGCGTTTACCTACGCCGATCGAGTGTTTTTGGGGATCCGACAACCGAGTTTGTTTTGTTTCAATAGTATGCTTTATTGTTATTCTAATTCTTATGGGGTTGGAAAGGCTCTTGACTTGTTCAACCGAATTCCAGAACGTGACAGTGTTTCTTGGAGCACAATAATTTCGATATTGTCTCGACATGGTTTTGGAGTTCCAACTCTTAGTATGTTTATTGAGATGTGGACTCAAGGTTTTAGACCCAATTCCATGACATTTGCTTGCGTTCTTAGTGCATGTACCAGCATTCATGATCTAGAATGGGGTGCCCATTTGCATGCTCGGATTATCCGAAAGGAAATCATTCTTGATGATTATGTAGGTAACGGTCTGGTTTATATGTATGCAAAGTGTGGACATTTAAAGTTCGCTAGACGGGTATTTAACAGTCTAACAGAGCATAATGCAGTTTCATGGACTTCTTTGATTAACGGAGTTGCCCGGTGTGGACTTAAAGAAGAAGCATTGCTACTATTTAACAAAATGAGAGAGGTACTTGTGGCGTTGGATGAGTTTACTTTTGCAACAGTTCTTAAGGTTTGTTCACATCcaaactttaattttactGGCAGACAACTTCACGCACTTACAACCAAGACTGGGATGGGTTCCATTGTTACTGTGGGGAATGCTCTTATCACAATGTACTCAAAATGCGGTGATACTCAGAAGGCAGATTGTGTGTTTAAAATGATGCCagttagaaatataatatCCTGGACATCTATGATCACTGCATTCTCTCAAGCAGGTTATTTTAGAAAAGCACAGGCTTGTTTCAATAAAATGCCTGAGCGAAATGTTATAACATGGAACTCCATGATCAGTATGTATATTCAACATGGATTTCAGGAATGGGGTCTCAAATTGTATGTGCGGATGCAAAGGGAACGCATTGCGCCAGATGACATCACTTTTGCAACTTCAATCAGTGCTTGTGCTGACTTAGCAATGTTAAAACTTGGAAACCAAATTGTTGCTCAAGCTGAAAAATTAGGATTTGGATCTGATGTATCAGTTGCTAATAGTTTGGTTACCATGTATTCAAGATGTGGACAAATTGAAGAAGCACGTAAAGCTTTTGATTTAGTAAGTATGAAAAATCTGGTGTCTTGGAATTCAATGATAGCTGGATATGCTCAGAATGGTCATGGAAGAGTTGCAATAGAGGTTTTCAAAAATATGTTAGAGATGGAATATATTCCTGATCATATAAGCTATTTATCTGTTTTATCAGGTTGTAGCTATGCAGGGCTTGTAACAGAAGGGAAAAATTACTTCAAGTCTATGTCTGAAGATTACGGCATTTTACCAACACATGAACATTTTACATGCATGGTAGACCTGCTTGGCCGGGCTGGATTGCTAGAGCAGGCTAAAAATTTGATTGATGACATGCCTTTTACACCGAATGGTGATGTTTGGGGAGCTCTGCTTGGGGCTTGCAAGATCCATTGCAACTCAAAATTAGCAGAATATGCAGTCAAGAACTCGCAAGAACTGGATGTGGATAACTCTGGAAGTTATGCACTTCTAGCACACATTTATTCAAGTCGCGGCAATCTAGAAGGTGTTGCAGATCTCAGAAAATTGATTAAAGAGAAAGGGATACAGAAGAGTCCTGGTTATAGCTGGATAGAGGTCAATAACGAGGTGCATGTGTTCGCCATAGATGAGACTAATCACCCACTGATCAAGGAAATCCATGCGATGATAGATGTCATTCTTAATACATTAATATTCAACGTCCCAATGGATGAAGGTACTGCAGAATAG
- the LOC8270006 gene encoding monosaccharide-sensing protein 2, which produces MKGAVLVAITACIGSFLQGWDNATIAGAIVYIKKDLNLQTTVEGLVVAMSLIGATTITTCSGAISDWLGRRPMLIISSTLYFVSGLIMLWSPDVYVLCIARLLDGFAIGLAVTLVPVYISETAPSEIRGMLNTLPQFTGSGGMFLSYCMVFGMSLTSSPSWRLMLGVLSIPSLIYFALTIFYLPESPRWLVSKGKMLEAKRVLQRLRGREDVSGEMALLVEGLGIGGETSIEEYIIGPGDELRDDHEPTAEKDKIKLYGPEAGLSWVAKPVTGQSSLALVSRHGSMVNKSVPLMDPLVTLFGSVHEKLPETGSMRSMLFPNFGSMFSTAEPHAKHEHWDEESLQREGEGYTSEAAGEDSDDNLHSPLISRQTTSMEKDMPPPPSHGSILSMRRHSSLMQGTGEAVSSTGIGGGWQLAWKWSEREGEDGKKEGGFKRVYLHQEGAPGSRRGSLVSLPGGDVPAEGEYVQAAALVSQPALYSKELLDQHPVGPAMVHPAETAKKGPIWAALLDPGVKRALIVGIGIQILQQFSGIGGILYYTPQILEEAGVEVLLANLGIGTESASFLISAFTTFLMLPCIAVGMRLMDVSGRRALLLTTIPVLIGSLVILIIGESIDLGTVANAAVSTACVVIYFCCFVTAYGPIPNILCSEIFPTRVRGLCIAICALVYWIADIIVTYTLPVMLTSIGLEGIFIIFAVMCAISWVFVFLKVPETKGMPLEVITEFFAVGARQADAAKNE; this is translated from the exons ATGAAAGGAGCTGTACTTGTGGCTATTACTGCTTGCATTGGCAGCTTCTTGCAAGGATGGGATAATGCTACTATTGCTG GAGCTATTGTTTACATCAAGAAAGACCTCAATTTGCAAACAACAGTGGAAGGTCTAGTTGTGGCCATGTCGCTTATTGGAGCCACTACAATCACAACGTGCTCAGGAGCAATATCAGATTGGCTTGGTCGGCGTCcaatgctaataatttcatCAACACTTTACTTTGTCAGTGGTTTAATAATGTTGTGGTCTCCAGATGTCTATGTCCTATGCATAGCAAGGCTATTAGATGGATTTGCAATTGGGTTAGCTGTTACCCTCGTTCCAGTGTATATATCTGAGACTGCCCCGTCAGAAATAAGGGGGATGTTAAATACACTTCCTCAGTTTACTGGTTCAGGCGGCATGTTTCTGTCATACTGTATGGTTTTTGGGATGTCATTGACATCCTCGCCTAGTTGGAGGTTGATGCTTGGGGTTCTTTCAATACCTTCCCTAATATATTTTGCATTGACCATATTTTATTTGCCTGAATCCCCTCGATGGCTTGTGAGCAAAGGGAAGATGCTCGAGGCAAAACGGGTTCTGCAGAGATTGCGTGGAAGGGAAGACGTTTCAG GTGAGATGGCCTTGCTGGTTGAAGGTCTTGGTATTGGGGGTGAAACATCCATAGAAGAGTATATAATAGGCCCGGGAGATGAACTTCGTGACGATCACGAACCCACTGCTGagaaagataaaatcaaattatatggACCCGAAGCAGGTCTTTCCTGGGTCGCTAAACCTGTGACTGGACAAAGTTCTCTTGCTCTTGTATCTCGGCATGGAAGCATGGTGAACAAAAGTGTGCCACTTATGGATCCTCTTGTGACTCTTTTTGGCAGTGTTCATGAGAAGCTTCCTGAAACAGGAAGCATGCGAAGCATGCTTTTCCCTAATTTTGGTAGCATGTTTAGTACAGCAGAGCCTCATGCTAAGCATGAACACTGGGATGAAGAGAGCCTACAGAGGGAAGGTGAGGGCTACACATCAGAAGCTGCAGGGGAAGACTCAGATGATAATTTACATAGTCCATTGATCTCACGTCAGACAACAAGCATGGAAAAGGATATGCCTCCCCCTCCTTCCCATGGCAGCATTCTGAGCATGAGACGCCATAGCAGTCTCATGCAAGGAACTGGTGAGGCAGTGAGTAGTACAGGCATTGGTGGTGGTTGGCAGTTGGCTTGGAAATGGTCTGAGAGAGAAGGTGAAGATGGAAAGAAGGAAGGAGGATTTAAAAGGGTGTATTTGCACCAGGAAGGTGCCCCTGGATCTCGTCGAGGTTCTCTTGTTTCACTTCCGGGCGGTGATGTTCCTGCAGAAGGTGAGTATGTGCAGGCTGCTGCTCTGGTAAGTCAGCCTGCTCTTTATTCCAAGGAGCTTCTGGATCAGCATCCAGTTGGACCTGCAATGGTTCACCCAGCTGAAACTGCTAAGAAGGGGCCAATTTGGGCTGCTTTACTTGATCCAGGAGTTAAGCGTGCATTAATTGTTGGGATTGGGATTCAAATTCTTCAGCAG TTTTCCGGTATAGGTGGTATCCTCTACTACACTCCTCAAATTCTTGAAGAGGCAGGTGTTGAAGTCCTTCTTGCAAACCTTGGCATTGGTACAGAGTCTGCATCATTCCTTATCAGTGCATTCACAACATTCCTGATGCTTCCTTGTATAGCTGTAGGCATGAGGCTAATGGATGTCTCAGGCAGAAG GGCGCTGCTACTGACCACAATCCCTGTGCTTATAGGTTCGCTTGTCATCCTAATCATTGGTGAATCTATAGACTTGGGCACAGTTGCCAATGCAGCAGTTTCAACCGCCTGTGTTGTCATCTATTTCTGTTGTTTTGTTACGGCTTATGGACCGATTCCAAATATCCTATGCTCTGAGATCTTCCCCACAAGAGTTCGTGGTCTCTGCATTGCAATCTGTGCCTTAGTTTACTGGATAGCAGATATCATTGTTACCTACACACTGCCTGTAATGCTAACTTCAATTGGCCTGGAGGGAATCTTTATCATTTTTGCTGTCATGTGTGCCATCTCTTGGGTCTTCGTCTTCTTGAAGGTTCCAGAAACCAAAGGCATGCCCCTTGAAGTCATTACAGAGTTCTTTGCTGTTGGTGCAAGACAAGCTGATGCTGCCAAGAACGAGTAA